A single window of Methanoculleus oceani DNA harbors:
- a CDS encoding DUF116 domain-containing protein, with amino-acid sequence MSFFDSEIWIQLMTIIGEMTFFLILGMLLAAVALAIIAAASITNGKFYLPRILIPGMVLLEGLVKAFCKLLGLDDKDLITFFITLRNTMNTKAFSETPVEQRAVFLPQCLRSAQCPAHLTPEGLKCRNCGRCSVGENAVWLEHLGYRVFIVPGSTFIKRMVKKYRPRAIIGVGCLMEVKDGIDMSDRIGIIAIGVVNLKDGCVETIADWTGVRDAALLGVVSPSGAVDFHGPAE; translated from the coding sequence ATGAGTTTCTTCGATTCCGAGATCTGGATCCAGCTGATGACCATCATCGGGGAGATGACGTTCTTCCTCATCCTCGGGATGCTGCTTGCCGCGGTAGCCCTCGCAATCATCGCTGCCGCCTCGATCACCAATGGAAAGTTCTACCTACCGAGGATCCTGATACCCGGCATGGTCCTCCTGGAGGGGCTCGTGAAGGCGTTCTGCAAGCTCCTCGGGCTGGACGACAAGGATCTCATAACGTTCTTCATAACGCTCAGGAACACCATGAACACGAAGGCGTTCTCGGAGACTCCTGTGGAGCAGCGGGCGGTCTTCCTGCCCCAGTGCCTGCGGTCGGCCCAGTGTCCGGCACACCTGACCCCGGAAGGCCTGAAATGCCGGAACTGCGGCCGTTGTTCTGTCGGGGAGAACGCCGTGTGGCTGGAGCATCTCGGGTACCGCGTCTTCATCGTCCCGGGCTCGACGTTCATAAAGCGGATGGTCAAAAAGTATCGTCCGCGGGCGATCATCGGCGTCGGCTGCCTCATGGAGGTGAAGGACGGGATCGATATGTCCGATCGGATAGGGATCATCGCCATCGGCGTCGTGAACTTGAAAGACGGGTGCGTGGAGACGATAGCGGACTGGACCGGGGTGAGGGATGCCGCCCTGCTCGGCGTCGTGTCCCCGTCAGGTGCCGTAGACTTTCACGGCCCTGCCGAATAG
- a CDS encoding polymer-forming cytoskeletal protein: MKVYRHGDTYIAPKGSFFDGNVKIDGNFITPPETHIWGNVIVAGRLELGPGSTVGGFIEAESIVIGHDVRVKGPLRVLETATVCDNACLHSIQAGGNITLRPGVRVGDVNSAETIFVYGKVTSERLFGRAVKVYGT; encoded by the coding sequence ATGAAAGTTTACCGGCACGGGGACACATACATAGCACCGAAAGGTTCCTTTTTTGACGGAAACGTGAAGATAGATGGGAATTTCATCACCCCTCCGGAGACGCACATCTGGGGCAACGTGATAGTTGCCGGCCGCCTCGAACTCGGGCCGGGCTCAACGGTCGGTGGTTTCATCGAGGCCGAGAGCATCGTCATCGGCCACGACGTCAGGGTAAAAGGGCCGCTCCGGGTCCTGGAGACCGCCACCGTCTGCGACAACGCATGTCTCCATTCTATCCAGGCGGGAGGCAACATCACCCTCCGGCCGGGTGTCAGGGTCGGCGACGTGAACAGTGCCGAGACGATCTTCGTCTACGGCAAGGTCACCAGCGAGCGCCTATTCGGCAGGGCCGTGAAAGTCTACGGCACCTGA
- a CDS encoding geranylgeranylglycerol-phosphate geranylgeranyltransferase, with translation MSASAFVRITRPHNAVVAGLTALVGYLIATGTLTPPSLLLAVVVALITAGGNVINDVYDVEIDRINRPKRPIPAGEISPAGAKAYTAALFAGGLLVATLTTPLCLAFALANSVVLIAYAVRLKRTPLLGNMAVAYLTASVFLFGGAFAGIEGLVQNLSLAAITFLATIAREILKDAEDVDGDAAGGARTLPMIIGIRRTGMLAFACACAAVLVSILPFGDWWGLFYLAAIAVVDIVILVGASRGLRCTTSDCVRESGATSILRIGMFAALAVFAVAAVI, from the coding sequence ATGAGCGCTTCCGCCTTCGTCAGGATTACCCGCCCGCACAACGCCGTCGTTGCCGGCCTTACCGCGCTCGTCGGGTACCTCATCGCCACCGGGACGCTCACGCCGCCGTCGCTCCTGCTTGCCGTGGTCGTCGCGCTCATCACCGCCGGCGGGAACGTGATCAACGACGTCTATGACGTCGAGATCGACCGGATCAACCGGCCCAAAAGACCCATACCGGCAGGAGAGATCAGCCCTGCCGGTGCAAAGGCGTACACGGCGGCGCTCTTTGCCGGCGGGCTTCTCGTCGCCACCCTGACGACGCCGCTCTGCCTTGCGTTTGCCCTCGCAAACTCGGTTGTCCTCATCGCATACGCCGTCCGGCTGAAACGGACCCCGCTCCTCGGCAACATGGCCGTCGCCTACCTGACTGCCAGTGTGTTCCTCTTCGGCGGAGCGTTCGCGGGCATCGAGGGGCTCGTCCAGAACCTCTCGCTCGCGGCGATCACGTTCCTTGCGACCATCGCGCGGGAGATCTTGAAGGACGCGGAGGACGTGGACGGAGATGCGGCGGGAGGCGCACGCACCCTTCCGATGATCATCGGTATCCGGCGGACGGGGATGCTCGCGTTCGCCTGCGCCTGCGCCGCCGTGCTCGTGAGCATCCTCCCCTTCGGCGACTGGTGGGGTCTCTTCTATCTCGCCGCCATCGCGGTTGTGGATATCGTCATCCTCGTCGGAGCCTCCCGGGGTCTTAGATGCACGACATCGGACTGTGTCCGGGAGTCCGGGGCGACATCGATCCTGCGGATAGGAATGTTCGCCGCGCTCGCGGTTTTTGCGGTTGCCGCCGTGATATGA
- a CDS encoding tRNA (guanine(10)-N(2))-dimethyltransferase, whose amino-acid sequence MDVVEVTEGKTRFFVPRQDPHLQFPPGSGPVFYNSRMELNRDTTVLLLAALRPESYLDAMGASGVRGLRVAHEVGIPVTINDRNAKAVDLARQNVEALGLAAEVTHGDANALMSERKFDAVDLDPFGTPAPFVDSAARSAGNYLFVTATDTAPLCGAHLKAGMRRYFSRPRNTEYHAEVGLRTLMGFVAREVIKYDRGVEPLFCYAHEHFHRLHLKLRYGAAAADRTLARIGYVMQCPHCLYRSEQAGMLPEPEECPLCGADLVPVGPLWTGRINDDGTLSAMQEALPSVTAGTGPRIARLLETCRQELETSSHYDYHVIAKSLRVSPGGIGTVIGQLQALGYRASRAHYSGTAIKTDAPLPVLKKAISGG is encoded by the coding sequence ATGGATGTTGTTGAGGTTACTGAAGGGAAAACCCGGTTTTTTGTGCCCAGGCAGGATCCTCACCTCCAGTTCCCGCCGGGAAGCGGCCCGGTCTTTTACAACTCTCGCATGGAGCTGAACCGCGATACCACCGTCCTCCTGCTCGCCGCGCTAAGGCCGGAGAGTTACCTCGACGCCATGGGGGCGTCCGGCGTGCGGGGGCTACGGGTGGCTCACGAAGTCGGGATACCGGTGACGATCAACGACCGGAACGCGAAGGCGGTCGATCTCGCCCGTCAGAACGTGGAGGCGCTGGGTCTCGCCGCCGAGGTGACCCACGGGGATGCGAACGCGCTGATGAGCGAGAGAAAGTTCGATGCCGTCGACCTCGACCCCTTCGGGACACCGGCGCCGTTCGTCGATTCCGCAGCCCGGAGCGCCGGGAACTACCTCTTCGTCACCGCCACCGACACCGCACCGCTCTGCGGAGCGCACCTGAAAGCCGGCATGCGCCGCTACTTCTCCCGTCCCCGGAACACCGAGTATCATGCCGAGGTCGGCCTCCGGACGCTGATGGGGTTTGTGGCGCGCGAGGTGATCAAGTACGACCGGGGCGTAGAACCCCTCTTCTGCTACGCGCACGAGCACTTCCACCGCCTGCACCTCAAACTCCGGTACGGGGCGGCGGCGGCCGACCGGACGCTTGCGCGGATCGGCTACGTGATGCAGTGTCCGCACTGCCTCTACCGCTCGGAGCAGGCCGGGATGCTCCCTGAACCGGAGGAGTGCCCGCTCTGCGGCGCGGACCTCGTGCCGGTCGGCCCCCTCTGGACGGGGAGGATCAACGACGATGGGACACTCTCTGCGATGCAGGAGGCATTGCCGTCGGTCACGGCCGGAACAGGGCCGCGAATCGCGCGGCTGCTCGAGACCTGCCGTCAGGAACTGGAGACCTCGAGCCACTACGACTACCACGTCATCGCGAAATCGTTGCGGGTCTCCCCCGGCGGCATCGGAACGGTCATCGGGCAGTTACAGGCCCTCGGTTACCGGGCAAGCCGCGCACACTACTCGGGAACGGCCATAAAGACCGATGCGCCTCTCCCGGTCCTGAAAAAAGCGATCAGCGGCGGGTGA
- a CDS encoding OBG GTPase family GTP-binding protein, with the protein MSSVEEQIREIEDELKNTPYNKATSKHIGRLKAKLAKIRDEAVARAMASAGGGEGYSVKKSGDATVVLVGFPSVGKSTLLNRLTGSDISETASYAFTTVSVIPGSMEHRGAKIQILDIPGLIAGAAMGKGRGKEVIAVVRSADLILVLVDVFNEQHTDVLLRELYDAGIRINRPKPDITIKKAGCGGIRLNTVGAVDLDIEEIRSILAENKIVNADVLIRDGVTQDDFIDAMIGNRVYVPAFIAVNKVDLVDEKTGAEIEKELVGRFGEPPIMVSAHSGYRIEDLKDAIFENLGFMRVYLKPVGGPADMDEPLIIRSPATVEDVCNRLHRDFADKFRYAKVWGNSAKHNAQRVGITHKLADGDVLTVVTRR; encoded by the coding sequence ATGAGCAGTGTCGAAGAGCAGATACGGGAAATAGAGGACGAACTCAAGAATACACCGTACAACAAGGCGACCTCCAAGCACATCGGCCGCCTCAAGGCGAAACTCGCGAAAATTCGTGACGAAGCGGTAGCCCGGGCCATGGCCTCCGCCGGAGGGGGCGAGGGCTACTCCGTGAAGAAGTCGGGAGACGCCACCGTCGTTCTTGTCGGCTTCCCGTCCGTTGGAAAGAGTACGCTGCTCAACAGGCTCACCGGCTCGGATATAAGCGAAACGGCGTCATATGCCTTCACGACCGTCTCCGTGATCCCGGGCTCGATGGAGCACCGGGGCGCGAAGATCCAGATCCTGGATATCCCCGGCCTGATCGCCGGCGCCGCCATGGGCAAGGGCCGCGGGAAAGAGGTCATCGCGGTCGTGCGGAGCGCCGACCTGATCCTTGTTTTAGTCGACGTCTTCAACGAACAGCATACGGACGTCCTTCTCCGCGAGCTCTACGACGCCGGTATCCGGATCAACAGGCCGAAACCCGATATCACCATTAAAAAGGCCGGATGCGGCGGTATCAGGCTGAACACCGTCGGCGCCGTCGATCTCGACATCGAGGAGATCCGCTCGATCCTCGCGGAGAATAAGATCGTCAACGCGGATGTTCTCATCCGCGACGGGGTCACCCAGGACGACTTCATCGACGCCATGATCGGCAACCGGGTCTACGTCCCCGCGTTCATCGCGGTCAACAAGGTCGACCTGGTGGACGAGAAGACCGGGGCGGAGATAGAGAAAGAACTGGTCGGGCGGTTCGGCGAGCCGCCCATCATGGTCTCGGCGCACAGCGGCTACCGTATCGAAGACCTCAAAGACGCCATATTCGAGAACCTGGGATTCATGCGGGTCTACTTGAAGCCGGTCGGCGGCCCTGCGGATATGGACGAGCCGTTGATCATCCGGAGTCCGGCGACGGTCGAGGACGTCTGCAACCGCCTCCACCGTGACTTCGCGGACAAGTTCAGGTACGCGAAAGTCTGGGGCAACTCGGCCAAGCACAACGCGCAGCGTGTCGGGATCACCCACAAACTCGCGGACGGGGACGTCCTCACCGTCGTCACCCGCCGCTGA
- a CDS encoding Bcr/CflA family efflux MFS transporter: MDHSPDRARKSQKYLGDRGLIVLIALLSAFVPLSTDLYLPALPGMGDYFGVSAGLTNLTLILFFLFFSLGLLFWGPLSDRYGRRPVLLAGLAIYIAASAGCALSWNIRLLIVFRILQAVGGSAASAVAMAMVKDLYDGRKRESVLALVQSMVVISPAVAPVLGAFMLPYTSWRGLFATLAFIGVVSMSGGLLLEETVPSRYAGTVTQSVRRLGAVLRNPGFASLLVVFSLVSTASLAFVSASSYIYQGGFGLSEQWYSFYFALNAVALISGPFFYLWLSRHVGRRSIIGAGFAVMVAAGLLVCLFGSLGPLFFAFALFPASLMASCVRPPGAFLMLDQQKEDTGSASALINCSSLVFGSAGMILVFLDGSNLVFSLGAINVAVGVACLLGWTAIGRRGLVRF, translated from the coding sequence ATGGACCATTCCCCCGACCGAGCCCGAAAATCCCAGAAATATCTCGGTGATCGGGGCCTCATCGTCCTTATCGCGCTGCTCTCCGCCTTCGTCCCGCTCTCGACCGATCTCTACCTTCCCGCCCTTCCCGGCATGGGAGACTACTTCGGCGTCTCCGCCGGCCTCACCAACCTGACCCTGATCCTCTTCTTTCTCTTCTTCAGTCTCGGGCTGCTCTTCTGGGGGCCGCTCTCCGACAGGTACGGCCGCCGGCCCGTCCTGCTGGCGGGGCTTGCCATATACATCGCCGCAAGCGCAGGATGCGCCCTATCGTGGAATATCCGGCTCCTGATCGTCTTCCGCATCCTCCAGGCGGTCGGTGGCAGCGCCGCCTCCGCGGTCGCGATGGCGATGGTCAAGGATTTGTACGACGGGCGAAAGAGGGAGTCGGTGCTCGCGCTCGTCCAGTCCATGGTCGTCATCTCGCCCGCCGTCGCCCCGGTCCTCGGGGCGTTCATGCTCCCCTACACCTCGTGGCGGGGCCTCTTTGCGACGCTCGCATTCATCGGCGTCGTCTCGATGAGCGGCGGCCTCCTCCTCGAAGAGACCGTTCCCTCGCGGTATGCCGGCACCGTGACGCAGTCCGTCCGCAGGCTCGGGGCCGTGCTCAGGAACCCCGGTTTTGCCTCGCTCCTCGTCGTATTCTCGCTCGTGAGCACCGCTTCCTTAGCGTTCGTCTCCGCGTCGTCGTATATCTACCAGGGGGGATTCGGCCTCTCGGAGCAGTGGTACAGTTTCTACTTCGCCCTCAACGCCGTCGCCCTGATATCAGGCCCGTTCTTCTACCTCTGGCTCTCCCGTCACGTTGGCCGCAGGTCGATCATCGGAGCCGGATTTGCCGTCATGGTCGCTGCAGGCCTGCTCGTCTGTCTCTTCGGGAGCCTGGGGCCCCTCTTCTTTGCCTTTGCCCTCTTCCCGGCCTCCCTGATGGCGAGCTGTGTGCGGCCTCCCGGTGCGTTCCTGATGCTCGACCAGCAGAAGGAGGATACCGGGTCCGCATCCGCCCTGATCAACTGCTCGAGCCTCGTCTTCGGCAGCGCCGGGATGATCCTGGTCTTCCTCGACGGGAGCAACCTCGTCTTCAGCCTCGGGGCGATCAACGTGGCGGTCGGGGTTGCGTGCCTTCTGGGGTGGACGGCGATCGGAAGGCGGGGGCTGGTGAGGTTCTGA
- a CDS encoding antitoxin VapB family protein yields MGTRTISISDDAYERLSRLKGPSNMSFSEVILKYTPQKKKLSEILKEFGPNPALAASVAEASREMRKSSMRKVDFDADT; encoded by the coding sequence ATGGGAACCAGGACGATCAGCATCAGCGACGACGCATACGAGAGGCTTTCCCGGCTAAAAGGTCCCTCGAATATGAGCTTTTCCGAAGTGATCCTGAAGTACACCCCGCAAAAGAAGAAACTCTCGGAGATCCTCAAAGAATTCGGGCCGAACCCCGCGCTGGCCGCCTCAGTCGCGGAAGCCTCGCGCGAAATGAGAAAATCTTCGATGCGAAAGGTCGACTTCGATGCCGACACTTGA
- a CDS encoding type II toxin-antitoxin system VapC family toxin, protein MPTLDTSLLIDLIRHDPEAMRTLEEMEREGLPLATTAINALELYRGAFLSASVQENRREVEAILRALIELPITDETYRIFGTLAAELQGSGSRIGDFDEVIAAITLAGDGEIVTRDSHFTRVPGLKVRTY, encoded by the coding sequence ATGCCGACACTTGATACGTCCCTGCTCATCGACCTGATCCGGCACGACCCGGAGGCGATGAGAACGCTCGAGGAGATGGAGCGGGAAGGGCTGCCGCTTGCAACCACGGCGATCAACGCCCTCGAACTCTACCGCGGTGCGTTCCTCTCGGCATCGGTGCAGGAGAATCGCCGGGAAGTCGAGGCGATCTTGCGGGCTCTGATCGAACTCCCGATCACCGACGAGACCTACAGGATCTTCGGCACCCTCGCTGCCGAACTCCAGGGAAGCGGCAGCCGGATAGGCGATTTCGATGAGGTGATCGCCGCGATCACGCTCGCAGGCGACGGCGAGATCGTCACCCGGGACAGTCACTTCACCCGGGTTCCGGGGCTGAAGGTCAGGACGTATTAG
- a CDS encoding type II toxin-antitoxin system HicA family toxin, translated as MKFPHDAPQRKVLKTLEAFGFTIVRTGNHIALVRRNPDGTTTPLTMPNHPKLKGSTLRTICTQAGIPREEFLRVYERL; from the coding sequence ATGAAATTCCCGCACGATGCTCCTCAGAGGAAGGTGCTGAAAACACTGGAGGCATTCGGGTTTACGATCGTCAGGACGGGCAACCACATCGCACTTGTCCGCCGCAATCCGGACGGCACAACGACACCGCTTACGATGCCGAATCACCCAAAACTCAAAGGTTCTACCCTGCGAACCATCTGCACGCAGGCAGGGATTCCACGAGAAGAGTTCCTGCGGGTGTACGAGCGATTGTAA
- a CDS encoding type II toxin-antitoxin system HicB family antitoxin, with product MKKLNDRLIAGIFTAYGLEEEILMRTLKIIVEKHPDGYVAYPLGLKGVVVAEGDTYEEALAEVKSAVQFHIETFGNDAFENNDVVETFVAEVAV from the coding sequence ATGAAGAAATTAAATGACAGACTAATTGCCGGCATCTTCACCGCATACGGTCTGGAAGAGGAGATACTCATGAGAACGTTAAAGATCATCGTTGAGAAGCACCCGGACGGCTATGTCGCCTATCCTCTGGGCTTGAAAGGAGTTGTCGTCGCAGAAGGGGACACCTATGAAGAAGCTCTTGCCGAGGTAAAATCGGCCGTGCAATTCCATATAGAAACCTTCGGGAACGACGCATTCGAGAACAACGATGTCGTGGAGACCTTCGTTGCCGAGGTTGCCGTCTAG
- a CDS encoding chemotaxis protein CheB, whose product MRDGEMDNSQEEENGREETSAVPAPEAPRAIVGIGASAGGLDALEQFFTHMPADTGMAFVLVTHMDPSQKGMLPELIQRVTAMPVTWAEDGTAVRPNAVYVKPANADLAILHGALNLLEPVATRVSRTPIDLFFRYLADDQNGKAVGIVLSGMGHDGAQGIRAIKERSGTVLVQEPSSAPYSSMPENAIGTGLADYVAPVAELPHLLVTYIRSADTIAREPAVPTRTVVDGLKKVFILIRTRTGQDFSMYKQSTIRRRVERRMGLHQLTRIEDYVRYLQENPQEINILAKELLIGVTRFFRDPEAWQALEEKAIRDLVRSAPEGSVIRVWVAGCSTGEEAYTMAIVLRECLNNLDRYGEIRYQIFATDLDPEAIEVARHGRYVASIAADVSSERLERYFVKEDEHYRIRQEIRESIVFAQQNVITAPPFIHLDILCCRNLLIYLSGELQEQLIPVFHYALKPGGVLFLGTAETIGGYGELFKTVDGRQKIFRRRETSAPAIDRINIPVAFTPQPAGTAGTHKRRPTAVDELAPRALLERFVPPAVIVNENGDILYIHGKTGKYLEPSPGRANLNIHAMVREGLGYPLIAALRSARQEKKEAVTEPVSVKTNGDFQKIRLTVAPLERPSGAEDLFLIAFEDLEETETKQAREASEGVRDDARCAELERDLTVTRAQLQSTIEEMQASQEEEKSMNEELQSMNEELQSTNEEMTTSKEELQSLNEELLTVNTELQAKIDELSMTTDDLQNLLRGTGIPMLFLDGNLRVRRFTRAATEIISLRSADLDRPVTDLAVSLRDEPLVEDVREVLDTLLPLEKQVQTIDGRWFQMRILPYRTASNQIDGVVVTFVEITRIKDLEQSLRNARTYAENIIETIREPLVVLDADLRVISANRSFYQTFRVTPGETEGVLLYALGSGQWDIPDLRRLLEDILPEKVQFEGFEMKHDFPEIGQKKMRLNARRIVSGTGPDLILLAIEDVTDRPGSETRVETAPK is encoded by the coding sequence ATGAGAGACGGAGAAATGGACAATTCACAGGAAGAAGAGAACGGACGTGAAGAGACTTCCGCGGTCCCGGCCCCCGAGGCTCCCCGCGCCATCGTTGGGATAGGGGCATCCGCAGGAGGGCTTGATGCGCTCGAACAGTTCTTCACGCACATGCCGGCGGATACCGGGATGGCATTCGTGCTGGTCACGCACATGGACCCGAGCCAGAAAGGCATGCTCCCGGAACTCATCCAGCGGGTGACGGCGATGCCGGTGACGTGGGCCGAGGACGGCACGGCGGTCAGGCCGAACGCCGTCTACGTCAAACCGGCGAACGCCGACCTCGCCATCCTGCACGGCGCCCTCAACCTCCTGGAGCCGGTGGCGACACGGGTGAGCCGGACGCCCATCGACCTCTTCTTCCGTTATCTCGCCGACGACCAGAACGGCAAAGCAGTCGGCATCGTTCTCTCCGGGATGGGGCACGACGGAGCCCAGGGCATCCGGGCAATCAAAGAGCGGTCGGGGACGGTGCTGGTACAGGAACCCTCCTCCGCACCGTACAGCAGTATGCCGGAGAACGCCATCGGCACCGGGCTTGCCGACTACGTCGCTCCGGTGGCCGAGCTCCCGCACCTGCTCGTGACCTACATCCGCTCCGCAGATACCATCGCCCGGGAACCGGCAGTCCCGACGAGAACGGTGGTAGACGGGCTGAAGAAGGTCTTTATCCTCATCCGAACCCGGACCGGCCAGGACTTCTCGATGTACAAGCAGAGCACGATCCGGCGCCGTGTCGAACGCCGGATGGGGCTGCACCAGTTGACCCGGATCGAGGATTACGTCCGCTACCTCCAGGAGAACCCTCAGGAGATTAACATCCTGGCAAAAGAACTGCTCATCGGCGTGACCCGGTTCTTCCGCGACCCCGAAGCCTGGCAGGCCTTAGAGGAGAAGGCGATCCGCGATCTCGTCCGCAGCGCGCCGGAGGGGAGCGTGATCCGGGTCTGGGTGGCGGGGTGCTCCACCGGGGAGGAGGCCTACACCATGGCGATCGTGCTCCGGGAGTGCCTGAACAACCTGGACCGCTACGGAGAGATCCGCTACCAGATCTTCGCAACCGACCTTGACCCGGAGGCTATCGAGGTTGCACGGCACGGCCGGTACGTCGCCTCCATCGCAGCAGACGTCTCTTCGGAACGCCTGGAACGCTACTTCGTCAAAGAAGACGAGCACTACCGGATCCGCCAGGAGATCCGTGAGAGCATCGTCTTCGCCCAGCAGAACGTCATCACAGCTCCCCCGTTCATCCACCTCGACATCCTCTGCTGCCGGAACCTGCTCATCTACCTCTCCGGGGAACTGCAGGAGCAGCTCATCCCCGTCTTCCACTACGCGCTCAAACCCGGCGGGGTGCTCTTCCTCGGAACGGCAGAAACGATCGGCGGGTATGGCGAGCTCTTCAAGACCGTCGACGGCAGGCAGAAGATCTTCCGGCGCCGGGAGACGTCCGCCCCCGCCATCGACCGGATCAATATCCCCGTCGCCTTCACCCCGCAACCGGCCGGTACCGCCGGCACCCACAAGAGGCGCCCCACCGCTGTCGACGAACTCGCACCACGGGCGCTGCTCGAGCGGTTTGTCCCTCCCGCGGTGATCGTCAACGAGAACGGGGACATCCTGTACATCCACGGCAAGACAGGGAAGTACCTGGAGCCGTCTCCGGGCAGGGCGAACCTGAACATCCATGCAATGGTCCGGGAAGGACTCGGTTACCCGTTGATTGCGGCTCTCCGCTCCGCACGGCAGGAGAAGAAAGAAGCCGTAACGGAGCCCGTATCCGTGAAGACCAACGGCGATTTTCAGAAGATCCGCCTGACCGTCGCACCGCTCGAGCGGCCTTCCGGAGCGGAAGACCTCTTCCTGATCGCCTTTGAGGATCTCGAGGAGACGGAGACGAAGCAGGCCCGCGAGGCATCGGAGGGGGTGCGGGACGATGCCCGGTGCGCCGAACTCGAGCGGGACCTCACCGTAACCAGAGCACAGCTCCAGAGCACCATCGAAGAGATGCAGGCCTCGCAGGAGGAGGAGAAATCGATGAACGAGGAGCTTCAGTCGATGAACGAAGAGCTCCAGTCGACGAACGAGGAGATGACCACCTCCAAGGAAGAGCTCCAGTCGCTCAACGAGGAGCTTCTCACGGTGAACACCGAACTCCAGGCCAAGATCGACGAGCTCTCCATGACGACCGACGACCTGCAGAACCTCCTCCGGGGCACCGGGATCCCCATGCTCTTCCTGGACGGCAATCTCCGGGTGCGCCGGTTCACCAGGGCCGCCACGGAGATCATCAGCCTGCGATCGGCCGACCTCGACCGGCCGGTCACCGATCTCGCCGTCAGCCTCCGGGACGAGCCGCTCGTCGAGGATGTCAGGGAGGTGCTCGATACCCTGCTGCCCCTGGAGAAGCAGGTGCAGACGATAGACGGGCGGTGGTTCCAGATGCGGATCCTGCCCTACCGGACGGCGAGCAACCAGATCGACGGGGTGGTCGTCACGTTCGTCGAGATCACCCGGATCAAAGACCTCGAGCAGTCGCTCCGAAACGCCCGCACCTATGCGGAGAACATCATCGAGACGATCCGGGAGCCGCTTGTCGTCCTCGACGCCGATCTCCGGGTCATCTCAGCGAACCGGTCGTTCTACCAGACGTTCCGGGTCACGCCCGGCGAGACCGAAGGGGTACTCCTCTACGCGCTCGGGAGCGGGCAGTGGGATATCCCCGACCTGCGCAGGCTGCTCGAGGATATCCTCCCTGAGAAGGTGCAGTTTGAAGGGTTCGAGATGAAACACGACTTCCCGGAGATCGGGCAGAAGAAGATGCGTCTCAACGCACGGCGGATCGTTTCCGGGACAGGACCCGACCTGATCCTGCTCGCCATCGAAGACGTCACCGATCGTCCGGGATCAGAGACCCGCGTTGAGACCGCCCCCAAATAA